GGCCCCTTACGACCCCTTGGAGATCAACTTCTTGGTGCAGCTCGCGCCGCCCAGCGGCGCGCACCCGTTAGGCACCGACACCTTTGGGCGCGACGTCCTCTCGCGCATCATCGTGGGCGCGCGCACCGCCGTCCTGATCGGCTTTTCGGCGGCCATCGTGGGCACCACCCTGGGCGCTCTCTGGGGCGCGGTCAGCGCCTACTTCGGCGGCACCTTCGACCTGTTGATGCAGCGCCTGGTGGACATCGTCATCGCCTTTCCCATCATCATCGTGGCGCTGGCGGTGGTGGCCATCCTCGGCCCGGGACTGATGAACACCATCATCGCGCTGACCATCCCCATCATTCCCAAGGTGGCCCGGGTAGTGCGCTCGAGCGCCCTGGTCGTGCGCGAGACGCAGTACATCGAAGGGGCGCGCGCGGTCGGCGCGGGCCACCTGCGCGTCATCTTGAGCCACATGGCCCCCAACCTGGTGGCGCCCTACCTGATCATGCTCACCGCCATGCTCGGACAGGTCATCTTGCTCGAGGCCTCGCTCTCCTTTTTGGGTCTCGGCGTCGTCGAGCCCACCGCCTCCTGGGGCCTGATGCTGCGCGGCGCGGCCACCGAGTACGCCCAGCGCGCGCCCTGGCTGGCCATCTTTCCCGGTCTGGCGATCACCGTGACGGTAATGGCCTTCAACATCCTGGGCGACTCCTTGCGCGACGTCTTCGACCCGCGGCTGAGGTCGTAAGCTCGAGTCCCCCAAAGAGGCCTCGAGCTGGCGCTGAAGGGTGTTGCTCGGCAAGCGGTTTGAAAATCTTGTTTCACAGCCACCGCTCCAAGTGCTAGATTGAGCTATGGTTCAATCCGGGCTTCAACCGGAGCCCTTGCAGGCTGCCTTCGCCACCATGCACGCCGCCTTGCGCGAGGGCATGAACGAGGACGACGTCGAGCGGCTATTTCAAACGGTCTACCTCGCGCTCGGCTACATGCGCGTCGCTCAGGACATCCTCGGCAAGCGCAAAGGCAAGAGCGGCATCCCCGACGTGCGCCTCCTGAACACCGACGAGAGCGTCCAGGTGGTCGTCGAGCTTAAAAAGCCCGCCGAAAGCTTGCGCGACCACGAAGCCCAGCTCTTTCGCTACGTGCGCGACCTGCGCTCGAGCTACGGCCTCTTGAGCAACGGCGAGGATGTCTGGCTGTATAAGCGCAGCGGCCTCACCCTCGAGAGCGTCTTGAAAACCACGTCGGCGGCACTCGCCGAAGACGCCTCGCCGCTCGCGCCCCTCGCCAAGGAGACGCTCGAGTTCACCAACTTCAAGCAGGTGAGGACACGGCTGGAAGAGGCGCGCGGCGAAGGTTTGGAACTCACCAATATCGACAGCCTGCCCGCCGAACAGTTCCTGCGCGCTTTCGCCCTCGAGCTAGAGAGTCCCTTCGGCAGCCTAGTGAGCACCATGCAAGGGCTCCTGGACGAACTCCTCGGCAAGAGCAGCTTCGTGGACGGCGCTTATGACTTCTGGAAAAAGACCTACGCTAGAGAGCTGAGCGGCGAGGACGTGCCCAGGGTGTGGCGCGACTTCTTGCCGAACACCCGCAAGGAGGACATCTACCGCTTTACCTTCGCCCTCGAGACCGCCTACCTCCTCAGCGCTCGCCTGATTCTCGCCAAAGCCATTCAGGACCACGACAAGGACGGGCGCATCAGCACCACGCACATCGCCAAGCGGTTTTTGAGCGACCTCGACAGCGAAGCGGACGACCGCAGCGGCAGGCTTGTACCCACGGCCTACCTGAAGGCCACCCAGATACTCTTCAACCGCTACGCCACCTCGCTCTTCACCTCGATTTACGCCCAGGACCTCTTCGACTGGTGGCGCGACTACAAGGAGGCGCCCGCGGCGGCGCAAAACGCCTTCGCCCTGAGCGTCGCGCGCACGGTTTTGAGCCTCATCCGCTTCGACTTCGCCAAGCTCGAGGGCGACCTCCTGGGCGAGCTCTACCAGAGCTACTTCGACCCCGAGACGCGCAAGGCCCTGGGCGAGTTCTACACCCCGCCCGAGGTCGTCGCCTTTATCCTGGACGAGGTCGGCTACACCGGCGACAGGAGCACCCGGCTGCTCGACCCCGCCACCGGCAGCGGCACCTTCTTGATCACCGCCCTGCGGCGCTACCTGAAGGCCAACGCGGAGCGCGACCCGGTCGAGACCCTGGACGGCATCACCAAGGAATTCCGCCTGGTCGCCTTCGACGTCAATCCCTTCGCCGTGATGATGGCGCAGATCAACGCCGCCGCCCTCCTGGTGCCGCTCTACGCCAGGGCCGTCCAGAAAGACCCCAAGCTGGTCTTGCGCCGCCTGCCCATCGTCCGCACCGACTCGCTCAGGCAGGAGGTGGTCGAGGGCGACGTGCAGCGGCGCGGCATGGAATACGGCCTCGACTTCGGCAGCGACACCATCACCGCCTACGTCGAACTGCCCATCAAGGACCCTGCCGCCAAGGGCCAAGCCCTTCGCGTCGGCCTCACCTTTCCCAGCCTCGAGGCCGCCAGGAACCAAGGGAAAATCCAGAACGAACGCCTCTGGCTCTTGGCGCTCCAGTCCGTCTTCGCCGCCGTCGAAGGGCTTTCCCAAGCCTACGACGAGGGTAGGCGCGGCGCCGACCTTCCCGACTTGAGCACGCTCCTAAGGAGCGAACTCGCCCTCTTCGAGCCCAACCCGGATGAGCTGACGACCTATCTGGCGCCCTATGCTGGGGGCGTATGGGACAAGCTGAAGATGCTCAAGGAGCAGCACGGCGACGGCAGGTTCTTAAAGACGCTCGAGGACCTGATGCTCGGCCTGGTCTTAAAGCACTACCTGAAGTACGACTTCGTGGTGGGCAACCCGCCCTATGTGCGCGTGCAAAACCTGCCCGACATCCAGAAGCAATACTGGCTGGGCAAGTATCTTTGGGCCAAGGGAAAATACGATATTTTCTTGCCATTCATCGAGCGTGCCGTTTCAGGCGAGCGTGCTTGGTTAAGAAAGGGCGGCAAGCTTGGCTACATCACGCCAAACCGTTTCCTAAACACTCACTACGCCCACGAACTGCGCGATGCTATGCCGAAGACAGTGACCATTCTCTCCATCACCGACTTTAAGGCCG
This is a stretch of genomic DNA from Deinococcota bacterium. It encodes these proteins:
- a CDS encoding ABC transporter permease translates to MAAGPVTYGTSKAAGRSGSWLGRFVRRQPGGALAGAAVVVIILVAVFAPWLAPYDPLEINFLVQLAPPSGAHPLGTDTFGRDVLSRIIVGARTAVLIGFSAAIVGTTLGALWGAVSAYFGGTFDLLMQRLVDIVIAFPIIIVALAVVAILGPGLMNTIIALTIPIIPKVARVVRSSALVVRETQYIEGARAVGAGHLRVILSHMAPNLVAPYLIMLTAMLGQVILLEASLSFLGLGVVEPTASWGLMLRGAATEYAQRAPWLAIFPGLAITVTVMAFNILGDSLRDVFDPRLRS
- a CDS encoding N-6 DNA methylase codes for the protein MVQSGLQPEPLQAAFATMHAALREGMNEDDVERLFQTVYLALGYMRVAQDILGKRKGKSGIPDVRLLNTDESVQVVVELKKPAESLRDHEAQLFRYVRDLRSSYGLLSNGEDVWLYKRSGLTLESVLKTTSAALAEDASPLAPLAKETLEFTNFKQVRTRLEEARGEGLELTNIDSLPAEQFLRAFALELESPFGSLVSTMQGLLDELLGKSSFVDGAYDFWKKTYARELSGEDVPRVWRDFLPNTRKEDIYRFTFALETAYLLSARLILAKAIQDHDKDGRISTTHIAKRFLSDLDSEADDRSGRLVPTAYLKATQILFNRYATSLFTSIYAQDLFDWWRDYKEAPAAAQNAFALSVARTVLSLIRFDFAKLEGDLLGELYQSYFDPETRKALGEFYTPPEVVAFILDEVGYTGDRSTRLLDPATGSGTFLITALRRYLKANAERDPVETLDGITKEFRLVAFDVNPFAVMMAQINAAALLVPLYARAVQKDPKLVLRRLPIVRTDSLRQEVVEGDVQRRGMEYGLDFGSDTITAYVELPIKDPAAKGQALRVGLTFPSLEAARNQGKIQNERLWLLALQSVFAAVEGLSQAYDEGRRGADLPDLSTLLRSELALFEPNPDELTTYLAPYAGGVWDKLKMLKEQHGDGRFLKTLEDLMLGLVLKHYLKYDFVVGNPPYVRVQNLPDIQKQYWLGKYLWAKGKYDIFLPFIERAVSGERAWLRKGGKLGYITPNRFLNTHYAHELRDAMPKTVTILSITDFKAVTFAPPDEDQATRLFREAMVYPAVTIAERSEPPNGDYT